Within Candidatus Cloacimonadota bacterium, the genomic segment GGAGAACAGCTTGCGCTCCAGTTCAGCGGTGGTTATACTCTAGTGCTCTCTGATGCTCTGGATGATGTTGTACGCACCGACTCAGATCTCAATCGTTTCACAAATGGGAAACACGATGGTTTTTTTGAGCTCATGATAGGCTTGTCTTTTGGTAATCCTAAAAGAAGAGAACCTGTGAAACCTGTGGAAACAACTATTATTCCTCCCAAAACAGTAACTGAGCCTCCCAAACCAGTTGTTGTCGAAAAAGAAGTTGTCGAAAAAGAAGTTGTCCCTGAATTTACTAGGAGCGATGCAGAGCAGCTTATAGCGGATGCTGTTGAAGAAGCTTTGAGAGAACGGGGAAAACAGATTGTACTGCATGGTATTACTTTCGAATTCGACAAAGCGCAGATCAGACCGGAATCAAGACCTATATTGGAGATAGTACGTGAATCCATGGCAGCAAATCCGGAAATAACTGTAGTTATAACGGGTCATACTGACAGTGTTGGTAACGCAGAATATAACCGTCGTTTGTCGCTGGAACGGGCACAGGCAGTCAAAGACTGGCTTATTGAAAATAACATCAGCGCCTCCAGAATGAAAGTCATTGGCAAAGGCGATGCAGAACCTACTGCCACAAATGAAACTGCAGAAGGGCGCGCTCAAAACCGCCGTGTTGAATTCATGGTTGAATAATGTATAAAACAGTAATAAGTAGAAGGTTTAATGTTAGACTTCGTATTCTGGAAAACCTATTCTTTTACTGTGATTTAATCTCGGGTACAAACCGAATCTTATGTCAATGATTTTAAAAAATGTTAAGGAGTATATTATGTTATGGACTATAGCTGTCGTATTAGTGATTCTCTGGTTGCTCGGACTTGTCACTTCCTATACTGTAGGTGGGTTCGTTCACGTACTATTGGTGATTGCGATTATTGTTATCCTGATCAGGTTGATTACTGGGAAAAAACCACTCGCCTGATCGTCTGAGAAATATTATCTTCACAGATATTTTAACTGGTAAAGCGAAATTTTTTATTCTCTGGTAGCAATAAAGTTTTGTTACCAAAGCTTTACCGAAATAGAATTTTAACCAAAGGAGTTTATAATGAAAAAGATGTTATTTATGGTAGTTTTACTCGTTTCTTGTGGGGCTATCTTTGCGCAGAACCCTGTTGCCGAAGGCCAGACACAGTTCAATGCAGGTTTAGGCTTTTCTAACCGTAGTGTTCCCGTTTATATTGGTTTAGATTATGGGATACATAAAGATATCACATTAGGTGGTGAGTTATCTTTTATCTCATATCATGAAAGGTATCAACAAAATAAATATAACCATTCCGTCATCGGAATTTCCGGTAACGCTAATTATCACTTTAATCATATCTTGAATATACCATTGGACTGGGATTTTTATATTGGTCCCAACCTTGGCTTTTACATCTGGAATTCTCCCGATGATTATCCCGGATCACGTACTTCCGGTTTAGGGTTCGGTGCTCAGATTGGCGGGCGTTACTACTTTACCGATAAATTCGGGATCAATCTTGAATTCGGGGGTGGTAATGTTTTCTCCGGAGGCAAATTTGGTATTTCTTTGAAATTATAATCTTATCTGATAGGTAATCGAATAGCTCCTATTTTATTTGAGGGAGTTGATGAAGAGCAGAAGTATCTTGAGTGCAGAAGAATCGGAAATTTTTATAATAGATCTCTAATTCACCATGTGCCAGGAGCCTTCTGCTTTTCGCATTCTACTCGCGATGCACGCTGATCTTGGTGTGGACACGAACCTTCTGTTCAACCTTCTATTAGCCTAATAAAATCGACTTCGACTAGCTGGGCTTGGTTTGTATCTACGATCCCGCTGTGGCACTTGAAAAATACCGTTCCGATCTTCAGGATCAGCATCAAGCTTTGC encodes:
- a CDS encoding OmpA family protein — protein: MNKSLKMNRRFMMNSLLRFTVIALILFAFSAVNAQQEWQERGFGLEIGGAYGDNHGDDESWSPRIKANYQFKIADPLSTQIGLSYTTLQGGSGYDKTKTLALDARFLYRVVKLKQMLPFIYLGAGVAKNMHVKDSDFMPIIPIGIGVQTPLGEQLALQFSGGYTLVLSDALDDVVRTDSDLNRFTNGKHDGFFELMIGLSFGNPKRREPVKPVETTIIPPKTVTEPPKPVVVEKEVVEKEVVPEFTRSDAEQLIADAVEEALRERGKQIVLHGITFEFDKAQIRPESRPILEIVRESMAANPEITVVITGHTDSVGNAEYNRRLSLERAQAVKDWLIENNISASRMKVIGKGDAEPTATNETAEGRAQNRRVEFMVE
- a CDS encoding lmo0937 family membrane protein: MLWTIAVVLVILWLLGLVTSYTVGGFVHVLLVIAIIVILIRLITGKKPLA
- a CDS encoding porin family protein, with product MKKMLFMVVLLVSCGAIFAQNPVAEGQTQFNAGLGFSNRSVPVYIGLDYGIHKDITLGGELSFISYHERYQQNKYNHSVIGISGNANYHFNHILNIPLDWDFYIGPNLGFYIWNSPDDYPGSRTSGLGFGAQIGGRYYFTDKFGINLEFGGGNVFSGGKFGISLKL